The Fulvitalea axinellae genomic interval AGTATTCGAGCTTTCCGTTCTCGATGTACTTCATTCCCGAAACATACACCTTCACCTTGGCGATCGTCACGGAAGTCGGATGAAAATAGGCGACTTTCAGCTTATGGGGTGCAAACAATCGCCTGGCGTTTACGAATCTTCCGCCACGCAATCCTATTAACGCGTTTTCCTTGATGCGGATGTAAAAAGGGATCCCGTGTTCCAGCAGGAATTCCCACCATTCTTCGCCTATAAATTCCCGGTCCGCCGTAATGTGTTCGATCATATCCGAACCGAACCATTCGATAAATTTCCCGAGTAGGTCTTTTCGTTCGGCTGTGCTCGAATTCCCCTTCTTGTCCCCAAGCACTTTCCATATCAACGGAATACCCACGCCTTTGTATACAACGCAGAGAAACAGCAAGTTGATGTTCCTTTTCCCGAACTTCCAGTTGGTCCGGTCAATGGCGATCCGGTATTTCCCTTTGACGGGAATCATCCTGATGATAAGCCGGGAAAAGCCCTCTTCCGGAAATTCGAATTTGGCAAAGAAACGCTGAATCCTCCTCATGTTGGACGTCACCGTAGCTCCCGAATCGTATCCTTCCGAAAGGTGTCTGAAACCAACCTTTTGGACTTTGATCAACGAGGTTATCAGGTAACAAAGCAGTTTTAGTCGGGCCTTATTCAGTTTCTTTAACTCGGGTTCACTGGTAATTAAGGTCTGTAGTTTTGTATATTCGAACTGGCTTTCCAATCGTTTTGCGGGTTTAAGTTTGGTCACTCAAAATTACGCAATGATTCGGAAAGCCATTTTTTGTCATGTACTGTGGTTTATTCTTTCGAAAATAGCCCATCTTCTTTTCTGTATATATCGAAAACGGGAGTATCATTTGTATTATATTTCCACTAGTTTTATTATAAAGAATAACGATAAACTGTAATCTTGATGAGAGAAAAACTTCTTAGAACGGAATCGACTCATGAAGACTTTGTCTCATTAGTAAGGCACTTGGACGCGGAGTTGGCTATTAAAAATGGTGATAATCACGATTTTTTCGCCCAATACAATAAGATAGATACGCTACAGCATGTTGTTGTGGTTTATAACCCGGAAGGCCAGCCGGTATCTTGCGGAGCAATTAAACCTTTTGACGAAAACTCTGTGGAAGTGAAGCGAATGTATACGCTAACGGAGCATCGGGGAAAAGGCTATGCGGGTGTAGTATTAAACAATTTGGAACAATGGGCCTCCGAATTGGGATACGAAAGATGCGTGTTGGAAACCAGCGCTGATTTTCATGAGGCTATAGGGCTATATCAGAAAAAGGGCTATAAACCGATACCGAAATATGGACAATATATAGAAGTGGAAAGTAGCCGTTGTTTTCAAAAATATGTTTTATAGTTATACCATTTTTAGCGTTGGCATGAGGAATATATAATTTCGGGGCCTTTAAGGTTCACATGCGATACCTCACGCTACTCATGAAAAAACTTCTTCTTTTTGCTCTGAAGTCGTAACATTGTAAGATTCAAGTCCTGCATTCAGGCTAAGTTCATTAATGCTACGTTTCATTATTACCATAATGTCTTCTTTTGCCTCAGTTTGGTTTATCGTATTGTACAATTCCTGAAGGTGATTAATATACTCTAATTGAACTCTTGTTAAGTTATGCGCCGATTCTGTTTTTTCCTGACTTAATCTCGATTCCTGATTTTCTTTTTCCGAACCGTTCACTAAGGTTTCTATGGCAATGATAATCTTATTGATTATGTTATAAACCAATTTTGAAGAAAACCCGCCTACCAGTGCCAATATAACCCTTTGTCCCACAGCTATATGACCATCGGAAGTGTCGCTATATAAGGGAACCATCTGGCTCATGATTATTCCGCCGGTAATTCCTAAAACTATGGTGATCCAATACACTCCATCTTCGTCAGGGTGGTATGTCCCGTCTTTGAATTTGTCTTTGATATTGGAAAGGATTAGAAACGAGGTTCCCATAGCCGATGCAAAAGTTAGGAACATAAGATTGAAAAATAATTCTATTCCCTCAGAAGCGAGCAAGCCCTTGGCCATATTGGTTGACTCGACATATCCGGAAAGTGCGAAAACGATAAGCCCTGCAAAAGAGATAAGGCCAAAAGCCACCATTCGGTTCAGTAACGGATATCTGCTTCTTATTTTAAAAAGGCCTTTTGACTCCGATATTTCGCTGTCCTTTTCCATAAGGTACAGTACGCTTTTGGGAGTTGCGGGATTGATTGCTTTAGATAACGTTTGATGGATGCTGAATAAATCTCGCAACTGGGATGGCGTAAGTTCATTGTCTTCAGAAACATGAGGGAGTTTCGAGATTACTGATGAGGGAACCCGCTTGCCTGTTTCCAAAGCGAAACGTATCATGGCCTCGGTTTCCTTTAGACATTGTGTGAAGATGGCTTGGGTCATTTGAGTAAGGCTTGTTCCTAAATCTGAGAATATAGATACTCAAACAAGCTAAAGAAAAGCCCCGTCGTTATTTATGTGTTGTAATAATATTCTGGAAAATGAACTTATTCCAGCATTGTGTCTCTGTTTGAGCAGTGGGCCAGTTTTGTTTAACGCTGTTGCGTTACATTGATATTTAATTGTAAAATCAAATCGAGGAGTAGGCCTTTTAAGCGTTTTGAAGGTTTTCCAATTAAATTTTCCAAAGGAACACAGTGGAGCCGGCTAATAACCCCATCCAAATAGCGGGAAAACTGCCTGTTATTTCTATGGAGAATAGAAAAACGCAGAATCCGGCTATGGCGCCAGGTTTGAATGCCCGGACTAATCGTGGCAGAACTGACGCCTTTATGGTAGATGGCCGGCGGATTTTTTTGAATAAACGGGGACGTGTATTTTTCTTATCTGTTTTCTCCATGCCTTAGAATTTCCGTGGAAACCGGATATCCCGCTGTTTTTGTATCCATACCAAAACCTCCTCGTATTGCTGATCCGTAAGGCCGAAGGTAGCGGGTAACGCTTCCAGAAAATCCGATAAGGACTCGTCGGCTCGTTGCCAGACGCTTTTCAAAGCGGAGGATTTATCTCTGAACGCTATGAGTAGGGCGTCTTCCGGAAAAACGGCTTGTGAGGGGCGTTGCGACAATACGGCGTCCAAGACGTTTTTGTCAATACCTAACACTTCGCAGAATGCTGCCCGCCATTTTTCCTTATGTCGCCTATAAGCTTGCCTTATGCGTTTGGCTTTGGCTACGGGTATTTCGGAATTGTAAATCGTATTGTCCGCTTTTGTATTTATATTTTTCAAAACCATTTTCTTGAGCTTTATGGTTATATGCGCCGATTGCGTTTTGATTGCAAGTTGGAATGTTTTTAAGTGAGAAAAGCCCAGAATTATAATTCGGAACCCTTTTGTAAGTCGGGTTTATCCAAAAACGGTTTTTAGGAAAAGAATGCTAATATTCGTTTTTACCTATCGTAAGGGCTGTTGGAAAAGGGCAATGCCTTATTTTTACCGTCTCAAAGAGCCCCGAAACGAGATGATGAGCAAAAGATTACGGATAGCAGTATTGCCTTTACGCAACGAAAGTGGTGCGGAAAGTTTTGACTATATCAGCGATGGCCTTACCGAGGCGCTTATGGGCGGGTTGTCGTTGAACAATACGCTACGGATAACGTCCAGAAGTTCCGTTTTTGTTTTTAAAGGAAGCGATAAGCCGATAAAGGAGATAGGCGAATCGCTGAAAGTTGACCGAGTTTTGACTGGCAGTCTTCGGGTGTCGGACGATTTGTGGACCATTAAATTGCGCTTGGAAAGTATAACCGAAGACAGGGTGGTTTGGGAGCATTTTTGGCAAAAACACACGCGTGATCTGTTCGGCTTTCATGACGATTTGGTGATGACGGTTTCCGAAGCGATAGTCGAAGACTTTGGAGGGGATCGTTTTAAAGCTTCCGAGTTGCCAGAAAGAAACGTTAAAAAAGAGGCGTACAGGTTATTGTTGAAAGGGAAATACTTGGCGTTCAAATGGAGGCTGGAGGATTCTCAAAAGGCAATGGAGTATTTTGAAAAGTCAATAGCAATCGATCCTACTTTAGCGGAATCGTATATCAGATTGGCGAATTGCCTTATTTTTTTGTCGGGAACAGGTTATACGCCCCACACTCAAAATTTTTCTAAAGCGAGGGAATATATAGACAAGGCTTTGGAAATAGATCCTTCCTTGTCGGAAGGACATTTGGCTTTGGCCGGAATATCATTTTGGCGGGATTGGAATATCAAAGGGGCTTTTTTGAAATTAAAAGAAACGTTGGGACTGAACCCAAGCGATGCCGAGGCTCATTGCAATTTGGCTTTTATTTCGGCATTGACCGGCCGTAATCGATTAGCGAACAAACATGTGGAAGAGGCCTTGATCCTTGACCCTTTTTCCGCGAATACTGTTTTTGTGAAATCTTGGATAGCTTATTTGAATAAGGATTTTGAATCGGCGAAAAAACTGGCGAAAGAGGCGCTTGAATTTAGCTCGAATATGATGCCTGCTGTTGTGGTGTATTATGGGTCGAAACTTATGTTGGGAAAATCTTCCGAAGTTATCGAGGCTTTGCTCCCAATGTTGGACTACGAACAGGACAAAGCCACGTTGTACGGTTTGTTGGGTATGGCATATTCGTTGGAAGGTGAAACCGAACGAGTCGAAGAAATGGAAAGGAATCTGGAAGAATCCTATGAAGCGACAAAGGCTGAACGTTATTCCGCTTTTCTGTTTTTGATTTATGCGGTAAAACGAGATGAGAAAAAGGCCGCATATTGGCTAAATGTGGCTATTAATTCTGAATCGCCATTATTATTGTTTTTGATTTCGGATCCGTTGATTGAGCCTATCGCTCATATTCCCGAATTACGGCAAATACGATCCAAGCTGTTGGACCACGGTATGACTGACGGTTCACAGCAACTTTTCGGCTTTCCGGATTCCGACAAAGCCGAACAGGAAGCGAAGCGTATAGAAGATTACTTTTTAACGAACAAACCTTATCTGGATGCTTCGCTAAATTTGAAAATGCTTTCGGAATTGACTGATATTCCATCGCACCGTTTGTCGTGGCTAATCAATAAGCGTTTTAAAAAGAATTTTAACGAATACGTTAACGGCTACCGGATCCAGGAATTCAAAAAAATGGCGAATAGCCAAGAGTATTCGCACATGACCTTGCTAGGATTGGCGATGACTTGCGGATTCAATTCGAAAACGGCATTTAATAACGCTTTTAAGAAAATAACAGGCCTTACCCCCAAGGCCTATATGAAACAGGTTGATAATGAGGAAAGTCAAGAAGTGTTATGAATAATCAATTACTACATTGATCGACTTATATTTGATGGATATGGTTTCTCAAAATCCTGAATGTTTATTTCAGCACTATCTTTTTTGCTAATAGAAAATAACTAAGTGGCAGTCTATTTAGATGTGTTTCATAAGACTGGTATTTTGAGCTTTTAGTCACATGGAATCGTTTAATCGGGAAATCGGCTAATAGTTCATCATTCTCATCGTAGAGGTAGATTTTATAGAATTCACTAACTCTTTCCGTTGAAGATGTTGCCTTAAACAGTTTCCACTTTTTCTTAGTGCCCAATTTCTTTTTGGTATGAACTAAAAATTCAAAATGCAGGTATTCAGTACCATAGCCGTATCCATAACTTCCATTTTCTGATGAGGTATTGTTATATGTATCGGCATATCCTCTTTTTATTATAAATTGGCTTATAGGTTTTAAATCGACAGAATCCTTATAAATTTCGAATTTAGTATTCAACCCGCCTAACCCTGATATTAAATCTTGCCCTGAGGCACTTAGAGTCGTAAGAAATAATAAACTAAGGCATAAGGTTGAAAAATTTATATATTCTCTTAAATGTCGGGTAGAGTGATTTGATTCCAGCATGTTTTTCGGTTATCAGTTAAAAAATCAGATAAATTCTCTTTGTCTGTATGACACCTAAACATATATGATGGATGCACGTTTGTTTTGTTTATCAAGAAACGATTCTGATTTCGTTTTTAACATCAGTTGGTAACTATTTCTAAAACCTACTCCATTTTCCTACATCTACGAACCTTCGGCCTTTGAATTTCGAAGACTAATTTAAGGTCAGACATTATGAAGCATAAGGAAAAAGCATTTGGACCGCGGTTACCGCAACGGCACAGGCAACTGGATGAGGAAGCCCGGCACCGTTTATCCTATGCTTTGCGACGTGGGTTAAAGCAAAAAGAAATAGCGCAACTGATCGGAGTTCATCCTGCTACCGTTGGTAGGGAATTACGACGCAATAGCCCTATGGGATTTTATGATCCCGCTCTAGCTCAACGTCTTTACCGCATGCGCAAGATTGTAAGCGCTATGTCTGACCGAATGCCTTTTCAGAATCTGATGCGCCAGCACGCTTTTTCCGTATTATCCATTCCCCGCAATTGGATACTTTGGTTTTCCGATACGAATAAATACGAACGCAATATATTGGCTCCCCGTTTTCGTTACCGGCAATGGGAAAAACGGAAGCACCGCCTACCGGAAACCAAACGATTTCTTTACACCAGTCGCTTTCCAAGGGAATTGGCTTGGTGGGCAAAGCACTATGCCATGCGATTATTTGCCCGACACGAAAAGCCTTACCAATTTTTGAAAGACAGGGTATTACTTGCCCTAATGCATTGGTATCTTGACCAATTAGAAAAAGAAAAACCGGACAAAAACCGAAAAATACCAAAGCCCGGACCAATACCCGAGATCAAAAAAACGAATATTACGCCAACGGAAACCGATGACGGGGAACTGTTATGGCCAAAAGTCGCTTAAACCCTTGGTAATTAATTTTTTATTCACCCTTTCGCCCAGATTTTGAATTACCACCTATAGTTTTTCCTATTACCCACACGGATCGGAACAATCTCCTATTTGTTCTCAGCCTTTGATTCGCTTTTTTATAACGTGAATCGCATTGATTTCAAAAATTGCGTTTGCTCACGATTTCCGGATTTATTTTTATCGATGATTTCCTGTCCCAAAAGCCAATACGTTTATCGGAAAACCATATATTCATTCACAGTTATATTTTTTAATTCAAACGGATATGGAAAAGACATATTGGGTGATTGATGTTAGGCTTGAATTATCGCCATTAAGTTCCGTTGCCTTTGGTGACCTGAACTGCATTAAGCGTTTTATTATTAGGACTTTCACAAAAGAAGAAGCGATAAAGCGCATTAGGGCCATTTGTATAGAGGAATATTGCGAAGTGAAAACACTGTTAAATATAGTAGACTATAAACTCAAGAGACCCAAAGAAGACCTTGATCAGTTTTACAAAACAGCAGAATTTTACGAAATAGCGAAAGAAAAAGGCGTTGCGGGCAATTTTTATGTAGGTGTCGATGTGCTTGAGATGGATAATAAAATGCATGTGCTTTCGAATTGCAAGTTAAACCTTAAGCGATAAAATTTAGTTTTGGCCTTCATACATAAAGAGGATTTTTCTTTTCTATATGTACGTCAGCGAACGGTTTTTTCACCTGGTGGTCTCTTCCTGTTAAAAGAACTATTTGGTTTGTTCTCTACCCGGAAACTAGACTTCTTTTGTTGCTTACGCTCCTTGTACCAAGTATAGAGTAATCCAATTATAGGTAGGTTTCTCGGCCACATTCTTAGTGTTTGAACGTTTGTGGCTAATGCCTGTGGTTTTTTTTAAGGCCTTTTTGTTGACCGTTCTTTTCTTTTTATATCGCCAAGATAAGAATATTAACACATAATAGCATATCATCGAAATAAATGTAGTAACTTTCATTGTTTTTTATATGTTAATCAGGGTGTGATTTGCATTACATGCAAAAAAAATGTTTTTTGGTATGAAAAATATAATTATTTTAATATGTTTTTTTGTTGTAGTATCTGCTTGTGATGTTGATTCTTTAGATGATAGATTATCCACATTGGAGGATAGGGTACAGGTTCTTGAAGAGCAGGATAAAGCTTTTATTAAATTAATTGAGGCTCAAAATTCAAACCTTAGGATTCTTGAAGTATTGAATTCTGATGATGGGACTATTTTAAATATGTCCAATGGCACAGAAATTAAAATCCCAGGATTACCATCAATTGGTGAGAATGGTAATTGGTGGATAGGTGGAGAGGACACTGGTGTAAAGGCGCAGGTTCGGGACGGAGAGGACGGCGAAAGTCCAGAGGTAGGCGAAAACGGTAATTGGTGGATAGGTGGAGAAGACACTGGTGTAAAGGCGCAGGCTCGGGACGGAGAGGATGGCGAAAGTCCAGAAATAGGCAAAAACGGAAATTGGTGGATAGGCGGAGAAGACACTGGTGTAAAGGCGCAGGCTCGGGACGGAGAGGACGGCGAAAGTCCAGAAGTAGGCGAAAACGGAAATTGGTGGATAGGTGGAGAGGACACTGGTGTAAAGGCGCAGGCTCGGGACGGAGAGGATGGCGAAAGCCCAGAAGTAGGCGAAAACGGAAATTGGTGGATAGGCGGTGAAGACACTGGGGTAAAAGCTGTAATCCCAATCATAACTGAGATTAAGTTTGTAGGTGATACTGCTCGATTTACGTTTAGCGATGGAACTTATATTGAATTGAAGGTTCAACTTGAAGGTCCATTTATTCAGGATGGCTTATATGTCGCTAAAGTTGATTTCTTCGATTTCATCAGCTCTGATAAAGAGAGTTTCTTTGAAATACAAAAAGAAGAAATCTTGGTCTGGAATGGTGTGCCAAAATTAAGGCGATATAAAGAGTCGAAAAAATACCAAGACGTTGTTATTTATGATTGTGGAGAGCTATACGTAGATATATTACGTGACTCATATGTGTTTTCTGGTTTACCTGAAGCGTATATAGGAAACCAAAAATTAGATAAAGATGATTTGATTTTCTATGAGTCACATAATGATCAAAATCCATTTTTCAATCACATTGTGAATGTGAATATTCAGGGTATACTTGTTGGGTATCAGTTCTTTCCTGATAAGTCAGAATTTTCATTTAAAATTCCGGAAGATATTGTCTCCCCATTAAATAGACCAAAAGTTGGTTTTTATACAGACTCTGGCCTTGAAATATATGTTGGGGAGAAAAGTTTTGAGATGCGCAGTGCGAGTGGGAGGGTGAAGATAGATAATGTTCAGGATGAGAAGTGGACAAATGGTTTCTCTCCTGATGGAGAAGCATGGATTCAATACGATAAAGTTACTCAGAAGTTGTCTGTGCATGGTTATGAGTTAACATTTCAGCCTGGTATGGACGATTTTACAATTGCAGTAACTGATGGTCCTGTTGTGGTATCTGATAGTCCAAAAGTGGGGTTTTATACAGGATTAGGGTTTGAACTTTATGTTGGAGTAGATGGGTGTGAAATGCGTGGGCCAGATGTAGAAGCGAAATTGGCAGTGTCGAATGAAGATTGGGTGAATGGTTTCTTTCCATATGGGGAGGTAAAGCTTCAGTATGATAGAGTCAATGGAGTGTTAACTCTAGGTGGTGATAAATTAACATTTCAACCTGATATGGTGGAGTTTAGTATTTAATAAAAACTGTTTTTACCTTAAAAAAAACCCGTCTACAGAGCTTTCTGTAGACGGGTTTTTATTTCAATAAAGCTCAGCTTCTTACAAAGCCTGATCCTTACTCAAGTCCTTAATCCTGATATTTCTGAACCAAACCTTTGAGCCGTGGCCCAAGTAGCCGATGTGGCCTTTCTTGCGGTAGGCACCTGGGTGGTTTTTATGATCTTTCGGGCCGTTTTTCAGGGCTTCCTTCAGGTGGCAGTCGGTGATCACCGTTCCGTTGAGGATTACCTTGATGTGGTCGCCTTTTACTATTACCTCCTGTGTGTTCCATTCGCCCATCGGTTTGTGGAATCCGCGCTTGGCGGCGTGGATGCCGTATACCGATCCGTGGTACTGGTATGGCTGGAGGTTGGCGAATACCGGCGCTTCGTTGTCCAAGATCTGGAGTTCCATTCCCACATAAGCGGCGTCGCCTTTGAGCGGCGTGCGGATACCGAGGCCGTTGTTGGCGCCGGGCGTGAGTTTGAATTCGAAACGGTAGTTGAAGTCGGCGTACTCCTTATTGGTGTAGAGGTTGCCCCAACCGCCTTTGGCCGGTTTTACGGCGATTACGCCGTCCTCTACCACATACGATTTCTTGTCGCCTTGCCATTTGTCGAGGTCCTTGCCGTTGAAGAGCGATACGAAGCCTTCGGCTTTCTCTGTTTCGGTAAGGTTATACTCGTCGGCTTTGATTTCCTTCACGAAGATATCGCGGAAAGTGAGGTCCGAACCGTGGGCCTGCAATTCGATAGCGCCAGTCGGGAAGATGGCCTGCTTGCGGTCCCAGTAGTTGTCCATCGTTACGTTGTCCACTACCGTGATGCCGTTGAGCTTAACGGTAACTTTCTCGCCTTCCATCTTGATGTAGAACGAGTTCCATTCGCCTACCGGATTGTCGGCTACTTGAAGCGGCTTGCTTTTATGCTTCTTGTTGTTGTACAGTCCGCCCGAGCCCACTTGAGCGCCTACGTGCGTGTTGGCGATGTCCCAGATCTGTACCTGTGGCGTACCACGGAGGTAGATGCCGCTGTCACCGCCTTTGGTGATGCGCCAGTCAACCAACATTTCGAAGTCGCCGTACTCTTTGACAGAGCAGAGGTTGGCGCCTTTTCCGTTGAAAACGATCATGCCGTCGCGTACCGACCAGCATTCGGTCATTTTCTTGTTGGCGATTTTTTGCTTGGCAGCGAGTTGGCGCTTGCTCATTTTGGCCCTTTTGATCGGGTTTTCCACGAGTCCTTGCCAGCCCGAGAGGTCTTTTCCGTTGAACATCGAAACGTAACCTTCGCCTTTAGGCATGGCGTCGAGGTAAGTGCGGATACTTTGCTTGAGGTACGCGCCTTCCGGGTGGTCCATCAGTGCGATAACCTTGTCCATAACCTCGCGCACGCGCTTGCCGTAGAGGCCAACTTTACGTCCGCCCGAAGGAAGCGTGACCTTCATGGCGGCCATAACGGCGGCTTGCTGAACGTCTTTGTCCTGGAACAGGCTTTCGAGATAAGTGAGGGCGGTGAAGGTCTGCACGTTTTCGAGCGTCTTCACGGCCGTATTTTTCTGCTTGGCGTTTACGGCGTAAGGCATCGCCTGACGGATCTTGAGGAGTTTGTTCTCCACAGGAAGTCTCTTGGCGAGTTTTACGTATCCGTTGAAGGCTTTGCCCTGATATTTGGAAGAGCCGTCTTTTACCACTTCAAAGATAATCGGCAGGGCGTCGAGGTCCGTCCACGAGAGAAGGGACTTCATGGCGGCGTCTTTTTCCTGTCCGTTACCGGTGTTGTATACATCCTGTACGGCTACGAGGGCTTTTTGTCCGCCGAGCGTAGGCAACATACCGAGGATGCGGTCTTTTTTCGAGGTTTTCTTAAGCGCCTGAAGCAGGATGGCTGTTTGCTTGTCGCCTTTTTCCTTTTGGCAAGCGGCGATAAGGGCCCTTTGCAAAAGCTTGATTTCCCCGTTGTTTGAGCTAGAGAGCAATTTTTTGGTCAAAGGAGTAATCTCGGCGGGAGTAACCACACGCGAGATAGCCTTGAGGGCGCTCTTGCGGGTAGCCTCGTTGCTGTCGCTGATAAACGGCATCAGGGTACCTACGTAATCCTCGTTGCTGCGGCTTCCGAGCAAGCGGATAACTTCCGGCAGGGCCGAAGCTGGGATCGAAGAAACGTTGTTGGCGA includes:
- a CDS encoding GNAT family N-acetyltransferase — its product is MREKLLRTESTHEDFVSLVRHLDAELAIKNGDNHDFFAQYNKIDTLQHVVVVYNPEGQPVSCGAIKPFDENSVEVKRMYTLTEHRGKGYAGVVLNNLEQWASELGYERCVLETSADFHEAIGLYQKKGYKPIPKYGQYIEVESSRCFQKYVL
- a CDS encoding helix-turn-helix domain-containing protein, translating into MLIFVFTYRKGCWKRAMPYFYRLKEPRNEMMSKRLRIAVLPLRNESGAESFDYISDGLTEALMGGLSLNNTLRITSRSSVFVFKGSDKPIKEIGESLKVDRVLTGSLRVSDDLWTIKLRLESITEDRVVWEHFWQKHTRDLFGFHDDLVMTVSEAIVEDFGGDRFKASELPERNVKKEAYRLLLKGKYLAFKWRLEDSQKAMEYFEKSIAIDPTLAESYIRLANCLIFLSGTGYTPHTQNFSKAREYIDKALEIDPSLSEGHLALAGISFWRDWNIKGAFLKLKETLGLNPSDAEAHCNLAFISALTGRNRLANKHVEEALILDPFSANTVFVKSWIAYLNKDFESAKKLAKEALEFSSNMMPAVVVYYGSKLMLGKSSEVIEALLPMLDYEQDKATLYGLLGMAYSLEGETERVEEMERNLEESYEATKAERYSAFLFLIYAVKRDEKKAAYWLNVAINSESPLLLFLISDPLIEPIAHIPELRQIRSKLLDHGMTDGSQQLFGFPDSDKAEQEAKRIEDYFLTNKPYLDASLNLKMLSELTDIPSHRLSWLINKRFKKNFNEYVNGYRIQEFKKMANSQEYSHMTLLGLAMTCGFNSKTAFNNAFKKITGLTPKAYMKQVDNEESQEVL
- a CDS encoding helix-turn-helix domain-containing protein; this translates as MKHKEKAFGPRLPQRHRQLDEEARHRLSYALRRGLKQKEIAQLIGVHPATVGRELRRNSPMGFYDPALAQRLYRMRKIVSAMSDRMPFQNLMRQHAFSVLSIPRNWILWFSDTNKYERNILAPRFRYRQWEKRKHRLPETKRFLYTSRFPRELAWWAKHYAMRLFARHEKPYQFLKDRVLLALMHWYLDQLEKEKPDKNRKIPKPGPIPEIKKTNITPTETDDGELLWPKVA
- a CDS encoding IS4 family transposase; its protein translation is MTKLKPAKRLESQFEYTKLQTLITSEPELKKLNKARLKLLCYLITSLIKVQKVGFRHLSEGYDSGATVTSNMRRIQRFFAKFEFPEEGFSRLIIRMIPVKGKYRIAIDRTNWKFGKRNINLLFLCVVYKGVGIPLIWKVLGDKKGNSSTAERKDLLGKFIEWFGSDMIEHITADREFIGEEWWEFLLEHGIPFYIRIKENALIGLRGGRFVNARRLFAPHKLKVAYFHPTSVTIAKVKVYVSGMKYIENGKLEYLILASPKNTRESLEIYRERWQIETMFRGFKSAGFNLEDTHLQDYGRINKLLCVIAIAFIWSYNIGIFKHDEEKPIKIKKHGRRAKSFFSYGLEEIAHALINKVETKIERLSGLFLSCT
- a CDS encoding family 16 glycoside hydrolase, coding for MKKTFLTILCAAALAGQGMAQDRRTTETKVVDILAQMPAEKADQCAKLMKELTELQQEHNVLPKLFDMLTTPGTGNDLSARYAVNALARYIGEQDDEADRLAISQAFIKALGTENETEVKDFLIRQIRYIGEGEAIASLSGYLTDERLHFPAAQALKHVGTPEAEAAVLKAAQASTGKIRINLIEVLGDFESKNAASWLLSIKADDVYTKKVQLYALAQSASPKAYGTLAAAAKKAGYLYEETQAVAAFQNYAQRLVEEGDDATGKKVYKNFLKQKSPDRLHLRAFALAEMAEQYGNEILPELIKDIAHTDFRHRGNVRSIILKLNDADATRTLIAELPKANNTVKVEIIDLLGDRKDAIAVNALKNELANPAGNVQAAAIRALGHIQSYKAYDACLEVFQSGKPEAVTQAVNTLTVVAQDSQLDELANNVSSIPASALPEVIRLLGSRSNEDYVGTLMPFISDSNEATRKSALKAISRVVTPAEITPLTKKLLSSSNNGEIKLLQRALIAACQKEKGDKQTAILLQALKKTSKKDRILGMLPTLGGQKALVAVQDVYNTGNGQEKDAAMKSLLSWTDLDALPIIFEVVKDGSSKYQGKAFNGYVKLAKRLPVENKLLKIRQAMPYAVNAKQKNTAVKTLENVQTFTALTYLESLFQDKDVQQAAVMAAMKVTLPSGGRKVGLYGKRVREVMDKVIALMDHPEGAYLKQSIRTYLDAMPKGEGYVSMFNGKDLSGWQGLVENPIKRAKMSKRQLAAKQKIANKKMTECWSVRDGMIVFNGKGANLCSVKEYGDFEMLVDWRITKGGDSGIYLRGTPQVQIWDIANTHVGAQVGSGGLYNNKKHKSKPLQVADNPVGEWNSFYIKMEGEKVTVKLNGITVVDNVTMDNYWDRKQAIFPTGAIELQAHGSDLTFRDIFVKEIKADEYNLTETEKAEGFVSLFNGKDLDKWQGDKKSYVVEDGVIAVKPAKGGWGNLYTNKEYADFNYRFEFKLTPGANNGLGIRTPLKGDAAYVGMELQILDNEAPVFANLQPYQYHGSVYGIHAAKRGFHKPMGEWNTQEVIVKGDHIKVILNGTVITDCHLKEALKNGPKDHKNHPGAYRKKGHIGYLGHGSKVWFRNIRIKDLSKDQAL